A region of Huiozyma naganishii CBS 8797 chromosome 12, complete genome DNA encodes the following proteins:
- the RPL10 gene encoding 60S ribosomal protein uL16 (similar to Saccharomyces cerevisiae RPL10 (YLR075W); ancestral locus Anc_8.10) produces MARRPARCYRYQKNKPYPKSRYNRAVPDSKIRIYDLGKKKATVDEFPLCVHLVSNELEQLSSEALEAARICANKYMSTVSGRDAFHLRVRVHPFHVLRINKMLSCAGADRLQQGMRGAWGKPHGLAARVAIGQIIFSVRTKDNNKAVVIEGLRRARYKFPGQQKIIISKKWGFTNLDRAEYVKKRDAGEVKDDGAFVKFLSKKGPLEDNVREFPDYFTRA; encoded by the coding sequence ATGGCCAGAAGACCTGCTAGATGTTACCGTTACCAAAAGAACAAGCCTTACCCAAAGTCTAGGTACAACAGAGCCGTCCCAGACTCCAAGATCAGAATCTACGATTTGggtaagaagaaggcgaCCGTCGATGAGTTCCCTCTGTGTGTCCACTTGGTCTCCAACGAACTGGAACAATTGTCCTCCGAGGCTCTTGAGGCTGCCCGTATCTGTGCCAACAAGTACATGAGTACCGTTTCCGGTAGAGACGCCTTCCACTTGAGAGTGCGTGTTCACCCATTCCACGTCTTGAGAATCAACAAGATGTTGTCCTGTGCCGGTGCCGATAGACTGCAACAAGGTATGAGAGGTGCCTGGGGTAAGCCCCACGGTCTAGCTGCCCGTGTTGCCATCGGTCAGATTATCTTCTCTGTCAGAACCaaggacaacaacaaggCCGTCGTCATCGAAGGTCTAAGAAGAGCCAGATACAAGTTCCCAGGTCAACAGAAGATCATTATCTCCAAGAAGTGGGGGTTCACCAACTTGGACAGAGCAGAGTACGTCAAGAAGAGAGACGCCGGTGAGGTCAAGGACGACGGTGCCTTCGTCAAGTTCTTGTCCAAGAAGGGTCCATTGGAAGACAACGTCAGAGAATTCCCAGACTACTTCACCAGAGCTTAA
- the BUD20 gene encoding Bud20p (similar to Saccharomyces cerevisiae BUD20 (YLR074C); ancestral locus Anc_8.11): MGRYSVKRYKTKRRTKDLDLIYEELANPETIQKLLNQPLDENKPGLGQHYCIHCAKYCETAIALKTHLKTKVHKRRVKELKGVPYTQDVANAAAGLDLNKFLNRVEQINGKVGVEKENNETQLKQHLETTLQDIKSTEPTLPFTEQDVEQQVMQD, translated from the coding sequence ATGGGGAGATACTCGGTCAAGCGGTACAAGACGAAGCGGAGAACGAAGGATCTCGATCTTATCTACGAGGAGCTGGCGAACCCGGAGACGATTCAGAAACTGTTGAACCAGCCTCTCGATGAGAATAAACCAGGTCTAGGGCAGCACTACTGTATACACTGCGCCAAGTACTGCGAGACGGCGATCGCGCTCAAGACACATTTGAAGACGAAAGTGCACAAGAGACGTGTCAAAGAACTCAAGGGCGTGCCCTACACCCAGGATGTTGCGAACGCTGCTGCAGGGCTtgatttgaacaagtttttgaacagagTCGAACAGATAAATGGGAAAGTCGGTGTTGAGAAGGAAAACAACGAGACACAGTTGAAACAGCATTTGGAAACCACGCTGCAGGATATAAAATCGACGGAACCCACCCTGCCCTTCACGGAACAGGACGTAGAGCAGCAGGTCATGCAGGATTAA
- the KNAG0L00180 gene encoding uncharacterized protein: MWTISNIRGQKVTKICLAVLAVSFLIRILASMLRKYVLTAGAMFLWDVHVRANEVYVNSCPILSADAVLKHGYKSISLAKFCFGVYAVSLCAKIGAVLCAGVVGVKVLDYLIDTNNIIPEDIYPLSRLDESLLCSVLNYFTVYIFLQHLGETDQ; encoded by the coding sequence ATGTGGACCATTTCGAACATTCGTGGACAAAAAGTAACCAAGATCTGTTTGGCAGTGTTGGCTGTTTCCTTCTTAATTCGTATCCTCGCCTCTATGTTACGTAAATATGTGTTAACCGCTGGCGCAATGTTCCTATGGGATGTGCATGTTAGAGCGAATGAAGTTTATGTCAATTCGTGCCCGATACTTAGTGCGGATGCTGTCTTGAAGCATGGATATAAATCAATTAGTTTAGCTAAGTTTTGCTTTGGCGTCTATGCCGTTTCTTTGTGTGCCAAGATAGGAGCTGTGCTGTGTGCAGGCGTAGTCGGAGTTAAAGTTTTGGATTATCTTATCGATACCAACAACATAATTCCTGAAGATATATATCCTCTGTCTCGATTAGATGAATCTTTGCTCTGTAGCGTTCTTAATTACTTTACTGTTTATatatttcttcaacacctTGGTGAAACAGATCAGTAG
- the OTU1 gene encoding ubiquitin-specific protease OTU1 (similar to Saccharomyces cerevisiae OTU1 (YFL044C); ancestral locus Anc_8.12) produces the protein MPMKLKANHASIGNKVVTLKEDEPSVFDLLGACGVENVSSIRFGYPPSTLPITDANLETKLDDLGVQTGERIVLETGDSRGAVMSPPAAPTKPHLQIHKIPDDNSCLFHSVSYCIYRDLTWSASLRQIVSDVVVANPQEYTSAILDKPNREYSQWILRSDSWGGGIEISILAKRLATAIYVVDMDSLNVDKFLEAEFDKFILIMFNGIHYDAIEMSDGRTVFDKTGQDELIAESLAIASELKRTGHSFNTHVAKIKCNTCGDVFVGERAVSKHAESTGHTNFGQT, from the coding sequence ATGCCGATGAAACTGAAGGCCAACCATGCGTCGATTGGGAACAAAGTGGTCACCTTGAAGGAGGACGAACCCTCGGtttttgaccttcttgGTGCCTGTGGTGTCGAAAATGTCAGCAGCATCAGGTTTGGTTACCCACCTAGCACGCTGCCCATCACTGATGCAAACCTGGAAACCAAGCTGGACGATCTGGGGGTTCAGACGGGGGAACGGATAGTGCTTGAAACCGGGGACAGCAGAGGCGCAGTTATGAGCCCCCCCGCAGCTCCTACGAAACCGCATTTACAGATCCACAAGATTCCGGACGACAACTCATGTCTGTTCCACAGCGTATCATACTGCATATACAGGGATCTGACGTGGAGTGCCTCGTTGAGGCAGATTGTGTCCGATGTGGTTGTGGCGAACCCTCAGGAGTACACCTCGGCGATATTGGACAAGCCAAACCGTGAATACAGCCAGTGGATACTGCGGTCTGATTCATGGGGGGGTGGTATTGAGATCAGCATCCTTGCGAAGAGGCTCGCTACCGCGATATACGTGGTTGACATGGACTCTCTGAACGTGGACAAGTTCCTCGAGGCCGAGTTCGACAAgttcatcctcatcatGTTTAATGGTATCCACTACGATGCAATTGAGATGAGCGATGGACGTACCGTGTTTGATAAAACCGGGCAGGACGAACTTATCGCTGAGAGTCTCGCAATAGCCTCGGAGTTGAAGCGCACGGGTCATTCGTTCAACACACATGTAGCCAAGATCAAGTGCAACACGTGTGGTGACGTTTTCGTTGGCGAGAGGGCTGTTTCGAAACATGCAGAGTCCACGGGTCACACGAATTTTGGCCAAACATGA
- the KNAG0L00200 gene encoding GRAM and VASt domain-containing protein (similar to Saccharomyces cerevisiae YFL042C and YLR072W; ancestral locus Anc_8.14), translated as MGTAAMGESNWVRGVSSGSSSAGVGTAKAVPVLELRCGPSTATAAVSEVDPVAVGALVGPQDSVQFPSTRAFITILLSSFGSTGQGGIPGEADVARFHELFKTIPGREQPLAKFACVLNRGDGDEQAKAGAELSPYVGELYLTGSHLCFATGAASAGWLFTRLQISHSQIVRIYECEGTGSNGIAIETNLGKVRFNGFATQGKVLALMKMCWNEGHGADGEALARTLQAPLQQPAPPPPQAVSDPASSAKRAPSLLSSMIKRVLQGDRQQSVPQNNESLISSAVKSIDGDTNPSTKQVAPGVAKTAAVYVLKPQNGLEYTYTGPLYREYNTPVKLPADRAKNETELCNLHLDAAPGVVWELLFSESETAFSQETLRDQESKDVTPFGPFTDNKRAYSYVKKLAYPIGPKSTICHVEEEILHYDPNGYCELLSTTKTPNVPSGGAFSVKTRYVIYWDGPTTCSIKFTFWVEWTGSSWIKSMVESSCKSGLEEAAVELKKLIQRYVSQNVTEETITLGPAAAEQDTVLAKVSDATEEQTQGAKVVENVTVVQEKQTVVQRTALNWRNCISLAVIILLVLNFVVMARLSLQLGSLNPAASADTWRYFPKLLPETPARQGT; from the coding sequence ATGGGGACGGCAGCGATGGGAGAGAGCAATTGGGTCCGGGGGGTTTCTTCCGGGAGTTCTTCCGCTGGTGTAGGGACCGCGAAGGCCGTACCTGTGCTGGAGCTGCGGTGCGGGCCCTCGACGGcgactgctgctgtttcagAGGTGGACCCTGTAGCGGTCGGGGCCCTGGTGGGCCCGCAGGATTCTGTGCAGTTCCCCTCGACAAGGGCGTTTATCACGATTCTGTTGTCGTCTTTTGGGAGTACAGGACAGGGCGGGATACCAGGGGAGGCAGACGTCGCTCGGTTCCATGAGTTGTTCAAGACTATTCCGGGGAGGGAGCAACCGCTGGCCAAGTTTGCCTGTGTGCTGAACAGGGGGGATGGTGACGAGCAGGCGAAAGCGGGTGCAGAACTCAGCCCGTACGTCGGAGAATTGTACCTGACAGGATCGCATCTGTGCTTTGCTACGGGGGCTGCGTCTGCAGGGTGGCTCTTCACTAGGTTGCAGATTTCACACTCTCAGATCGTCAGGATATACGAGTGCGAGGGGACGGGATCCAATGGTATTGCCATCGAAACGAACCTGGGAAAAGTACGGTTCAACGGGTTTGCGACGCAGGGCAAAGTGCTCgcgttgatgaaaatgtGCTGGAACGAGGGCCATGGTGCAGACGGTGAGGCGCTTGCGAGGACACTCCAGGCACCGCTTCAACAACctgcaccaccaccgccacaGGCAGTTTCAGACCCTGCGTCCTCAGCGAAACGCGCTCCCTCGCTCCTCTCGTCAATGATCAAGAGAGTGTTGCAGGGGGACAGACAGCAGAGCGTACCGCAGAACAACGAATCGCTTATATCTTCCGCAGTAAAATCGATAGACGGCGATACCAATCCCAGCACAAAACAAGTCGCTCCTGGGGTTGCCAAAACTGCGGCTGTGTACGTCCTAAAACCACAGAACGGACTTGAATACACTTACACGGGACCCCTGTACCGGGAATACAATACACCTGTGAAACTCCCAGCAGACAGGGCCAAGAACGAAACGGAACTGTGCAACTTACACTTGGACGCGGCGCCAGGGGTCGTTTGGGAACTTCTGTTCTCGGAAAGCGAGACCGCTTTCTCACAGGAGACACTACGTGACCAAGAATCAAAGGATGTCACGCCGTTTGGACCCTTCACGGACAACAAACGTGCTTACTCGTACGTCAAGAAGCTAGCGTACCCCATTGGACCCAAATCGACAATATGCCAcgtcgaggaggagatTCTACACTACGACCCAAACGGGTACTGCGAGCTGCTCAGCACTACGAAAACTCCAAACGTTCCCAGCGGCGGAGCATTCTCCGTGAAGACGAGGTACGTTATATACTGGGACGGGCCAACGACTTGTTCGATCAAATTTACCTTCTGGGTGGAGTGGACTGGGTCCAGCTGGATCAAGTCCATGGTCGAGTCTAGCTGCAAGAGTGGGTTGGAGGAGGCCGCCGTGGAAttaaagaaactgatcCAGCGGTACGTTTCACAGAACGTCACAGAGGAGACGATCACACTGGGACCTGCAGCTGCGGAACAAGACACTGTGCTCGCAAAGGTATCAGACGCAACAGAGGAACAGACGCAGGGTGCTAAAGTCGTCGAAAACGTCACTGTGGTGCAAGAAAAACAGACAGTGGTGCAACGGACTGCGCTAAACTGGAGGAACTGTATATCGCTAGCGGTGATCATCCTCCTTGTGCTGAATTTCGTAGTGATGGCCCGTTTGAGTTTGCAGTTGGGTTCATTGAACCCAGCAGCCTCCGCCGATACATGGCGTTACTTTCCAAAGCTGTTGCCAGAGACACCAGCAAGACAAGGGACGTAA
- the RGR1 gene encoding Rgr1p (similar to Saccharomyces cerevisiae RGR1 (YLR071C); ancestral locus Anc_8.15), giving the protein MSTELQSGKVLEGGAVRSSAGVPGERFPASPQLRSPSDSVSVDGGPVQGQVSQVSSETVGAVSGVKAVPPPLPHVEINQVSLAVIVRNLTVFTIKEIVQYMKTNVHSSPEQGTLLRKVNFLQLIIYLRNQFLRLYVLVKWARTIKDNNFNVLIDLLNWFRNTNVSVNNCIWALKGTLASMANAKLPNVDLVTALEVLSLGRPNLPTHNFKLSGEKQTLEIPPELILQRLKDLNLTVSIKIALMDLPTQFKDYRIANGRIYIFVQDEFEIQLSTIDSHAPLFFVDLDLLFHYRDSKTGDHMNNGGTAQDDNTAAAHKTANYLPLNKRKLEKLINDLLRKSDKPFFALYKFLHKYVLTLKLYMVHMELTNLETTVKFSGGNLVHSYDAKKSIISGRYWLNAKMGNRGKYTIGVDRYTEMLVLRWDNDATKLKSMRMPTVYKRILGNVESILDEIMFNHANLIKSELLSRGIFEDDEDDPNVLLLQVPTTCISNAPVQLKIDLITGLFYFKNPSSLLSSYTKKINAADSPEELTRTLLQLKLDKITHILKNMFEKTGWICNSSIKLPNLIPTQLMKTADTESTELGLTNGKSMAGSLLQFDLFVCLPNWPVNWYLILTIISSDSSCVIEKRMGKIVSQKNKWHLSYLDQSGVTSYKLEALTYQKIMSLQKTILHRIVNHTLIDSLNQLKIRNHVCSADVVSNLLPDYIVKESEIKDEQGDLDMDSVAANKEDYTSIIDLELESFLEGSKALNGILENSMFMRINYAKSETRLYARFKRDTMIKQVQCNDLLIHFVPEDPLAFYLDEKFSDLSHIISDLATFRKKLMQLVVLTDVVERLHKNFASEWFKIVALKPNEIAFKYLHDTSEKADCTITIITSDSTVKNLDIELAKSNPQCIIQPLINTGKVDYHFIFHYLQFTSSFFSTLQKVLVPEDDTSDEGAPTFTQIHLGVHSLREYQLVYHNPISGTKITVIIELKSVCHNNRMKMQYYIHFSREEHVTAKSPAYPLIHAIRNQIFMLDMKQYPHPQQQQQPATVDTKYPKAVRLLDGIACDAADVGPILLDIHSILRMDSNTDLNGVV; this is encoded by the coding sequence ATGTCGACTGAGCTGCAGAGTGGGAAGGTGCTGGAGGGCGGTGCGGTGCGGTCTTCCGCGGGGGTTCCGGGCGAGCGGTTCCCCGCGAGTCCGCAGTTGCGCAGTCCCTCGGACAGCGTGTCTGTTGATGGCGGGCCAGTGCAGGGTCAGGTCTCTCAGGTCAGTTCAGAGACTGTGGGGGCGGTGTCGGGGGTGAAGGCGGTGCCGCCGCCGCTCCCGCACGTCGAGATCAACCAGGTTTCCCTGGCGGTTATAGTCAGGAACCTGACCGTGTTCACGATCAAAGAGATTGTACAGTACATGAAGACGAACGTTCACTCCTCGCCGGAGCAGGGCACGTTGCTTCGCAAAGTCaatttccttcaattgaTCATTTACTTGCGGAACCAGTTTCTACGTTTGTACGTCCTGGTGAAGTGGGCACGCACAATCAAGGAtaacaacttcaacgtGCTCATTGACTTGCTCAACTGGTTTAGAAACACAAACGTGTCCGTGAACAACTGTATATGGGCGCTCAAGGGGACGCTCGCGTCAATGGCGAACGCAAAACTGCCCAACGTCGACCTCGTCACCGCATTGGAGGTACTCAGCCTAGGGAGGCCTAACTTGCCAACGCacaacttcaagttgagTGGAGAGAAACAGACGCTCGAAATCCCGCCAGAATTGATCCTACAGCGGCTCAAGGATCTTAACTTGACCGTTTCCATCAAGATTGCACTCATGGACTTGCCTACACAATTCAAAGATTACAGAATAGCCAACGGAAGGATAtacatttttgttcagGACGAGTTCGAAATCCAGTTGTCCACGATAGACAGCCATGCGCCCTTGTTCTTCGTCGACCTCGACTTGTTGTTCCATTACAGGGACTCCAAGACTGGGGACCACATGAACAACGGCGGAACGGCACAGGATGATAACACGGCAGCGGCACACAAGACGGCAAACTACTTGCCCCTAAACAAACGCAAACTGGAGAAATTGATTAACGATTTACTCCGCAAAAGCGACAAACCGTTCTTCGCATTGTACAAGTTCCTCCACAAGTATGTGCTCACTTTGAAACTATACATGGTTCACATGGAACTGACAAACTTGGAAACTACAGTTAAATTCTCGGGGGGAAACCTCGTTCACTCGTACGACGCGAAAAAGAGCATTATCTCAGGGAGGTACTGGCTCAACGCAAAGATGGGGAACAGAGGCAAATACACTATCGGGGTGGACAGGTACACGGAGATGCTTGTCCTGCGGTGGGACAACGACGCAACAAAACTTAAATCCATGAGAATGCCCACGGTGTACAAGCGGATCCTCGGGAACGTGGAGTCCATCCTTGACGAGATCATGTTCAACCACGCAAACCTAATTAAGTCGGAACTGTTGTCTAGGGGGATATTtgaggacgatgaggatgacCCGAACGTGCTTCTCCTGCAGGTGCCCACAACGTGCATATCAAACGCCCCCGTACAGCTGAAGATCGACCTCATCACAGGATTGTTCTACTTCAAAAATCCAAGCTCACTGCTCTCGTCGTACACAAAGAAGATCAACGCAGCGGATTCTCCAGAGGAACTAACGAGAACTTTACTCCAGTTGAAACTGGACAAGATTACGCATATCCTAAAAAACATGTTCGAAAAGACAGGTTGGATTTGTAACTCGTCGATAAAACTGCCAAATCTGATCCCAACGCAACTAATGAAAACGGCCGACACTGAATCTACTGAGTTGGGGCTCACCAACGGCAAGAGCATGGCGGGATCCCTATTGCAATTCGACTTGTTTGTCTGCCTGCCCAACTGGCCAGTAAACTGGTATTTGATACTCACAATCATCTCCTCGGATTCATCCTGCGTCATTGAAAAGAGAATGGGGAAGATCGTTTCCCAGAAGAATAAATGGCACTTATCTTACCTGGATCAGTCAGGTGTCACCTCTTATAAGTTAGAGGCCCTGACGTATCAAAAGATCATGTCTCTGCAGAAGACAATCCTTCACAGAATCGTCAACCATACGTTGATCGATTCTTTGAACCAGCTGAAGATTCGCAACCACGTATGCTCCGCAGACGTTGTGAGTAATCTACTACCAGACTACATTGTCAAGGAAAGCGAGATCAAGGACGAACAGGGGGACTTGGACATGGATTCGGTCGCTGCTAACAAGGAGGACTACACTTCAATAATCGATCTAGAGTTAGAATCTTTCTTAGAGGGGTCTAAAGCACTCAATGGGATCCTAGAGAACTCGATGTTCATGAGAATCAACTACGCCAAGTCCGAGACCCGTTTGTACGCCAGGTTTAAAAGGGACACGATGATCAAACAAGTCCAATGCAATGATCTGCTGATACATTTTGTTCCTGAGGATCCCTTGGCATTTTACTTGGATGAGAAATTTAGTGATTTGAGTCACATTATCTCTGATCTGGCTACATTCAGGAAGAAACTGATGCAATTGGTCGTCTTGACGGATGTTGTAGAGAGACTGCATAAGAATTTTGCCTCCGAGTGGTTTAAAATTGTTGCCCTGAAGCCAAATGAGATTGCATTCAAGTACCTTCATGATACGTCCGAAAAGGCAGATTGTACCATAACCATTATTACGAGTGACTCGACGGTGAAAAACCTGGACATCGAGCTGGCAAAGTCCAACCCGCAATGTATTATCCAACCGCTGATCAACACGGGCAAAGTAGATTACCACTTCATCTTCCACTACTTGCAATTCAcgtcctccttcttttctACTCTACAGAAGGTGCTTGTACCTGAAGACGACACGAGCGATGAAGGGGCACCAACTTTCACACAGATACACCTTGGCGTTCACAGTCTGAGGGAGTACCAACTAGTGTACCACAACCCGATCAGCGGCACCAAGATAACCGTTATAATCGAATTGAAGTCCGTGTgccacaacaacaggatGAAGATGCAGTATTATATACACTTTTCGCGCGAGGAACACGTCACTGCAAAATCTCCGGCGTACCCACTGATACACGCTATCCGCAACCAAATATTTATGCTGGACATGAAGCAATATCCACAtccacagcagcagcagcagcctgCCACTGTCGACACAAAGTATCCGAAAGCAGTAAGGCTTCTCGATGGGATTGCATGCGACGCGGCAGATGTCGGGCCCATCCTTCTGGACATACACAGTATCCTGAGAATGGACAGCAACACAGACCTCAACGGGGTTGTGTGA
- the MEF1 gene encoding Mef1p (similar to Saccharomyces cerevisiae MEF1 (YLR069C); ancestral locus Anc_8.18): MLVVPNCVGVLGKVGVLSLKTTLSASMRGSLSLKRGIHASTVRQFDYEEEKAVLDKMSEKMSPADVSTARTLRNIGISAHIDSGKTTFTERVLYYTGRIKAIHEVRGRDNVGAKMDSMDLEREKGITIQSAATYCSWDKDKQNYHFNLIDTPGHIDFTIEVERALRVLDGAVLVVCAVSGVQSQTVTVDNQMRRYNVPRITFINKMDRMGSDPFRAVEQLNTKLKIPAAALQIPIGNESSLEGVVDIINMEALYNKGDNGETIERGPVPENLKQLAEEKRQTLIETLADVDDEMAEIFLDEKEPTIPEIKSAIRRATIARKFSPVLMGSALANTGIQPVLDAIVDYLPNPSEVLNTALDITHDEAKVNLIPSMQQPFVGLAFKLEEGKYGQLTYIRVYQGKLKKGSFITNVQNGKKVKVSRLVRMHSNDMEDVDEVGSGEICATFGIDCSSGNTFTDGTVEYSMSSMFVPDAVVSLSINPKTTDSTNFSKALNRFQKEDPTFRVQFDPESKQTIISGMGELHLEIYVERMKREYNVECVTGKPQVAYRESITSVAEFDYTHKKQSGGAGQFGRVAGTLSPLEGDSKSNVFETAIIGGAIPEKFLAACHKGFDEVCENGPLVGHKVLNVKMFINDGAIHAVDSNELAFKTATIAAFRQAFAKANPVILEPIMNVSVTSPNEFQGNVISLLNKLQAVIQDTENNHDEFTLKAECPLSSMFGFVTSLRASTQGKGEFSLEFSHYAPTAPHIQKQLIQEYQKKHEKK; this comes from the coding sequence ATGTTGGTAGTACCAAACTGTGTTGGAGTGCTCGGGAAAGTGGGGGTGCTGTCTCTTAAAACGACTCTCTCGGCCTCCATGAGGGGCAGcctttctttgaaaagggGAATACATGCGTCCACTGTCCGTCAGTTTGActacgaggaggagaaagcGGTCCTGGACAAGATGTCAGAGAAGATGAGTCCAGCAGATGTTTCTACTGCTCGGACGCTTCGAAATATTGGGATTTCTGCACATATTGATTCCGGGAAGACCACTTTTACCGAGCGTGTTTTGTATTATACAGGGAGGATTAAGGCGATCCATGAGGTCAGAGGTAGGGATAATGTCGGTGCTAAGATGGACTCGATGGATttagaaagagagaagggGATCACTATCCAGTCGGCAGCCACGTACTGTTCTTGGGACAAAGATAAGCAAAATTACCACTTCAATCTGATCGATACCCCAGGGCACATAGACTTTACTATTGAAGTGGAACGTGCGTTGAGAGTCCTGGATGGTGCTGTACTAGTTGTCTGTGCAGTCTCCGGTGTTCAGTCCCAAACAGTCACAGTTGATAATCAAATGAGAAGATACAATGTCCCCAGAATTACgttcatcaacaagatgGACCGTATGGGATCCGACCCATTCAGGGCTGTCGAGCAACTAAATacgaaattgaaaattcctgctgctgcactGCAAATACCCATTGGTAACGAATCCAGTTTGGAAGGTGTAGTCGATATCATCAACATGGAGGCGCTGTACAATAAGGGCGATAATGGTGAGACCATCGAGAGAGGACCCGTCCCAGAgaacttgaaacagttggCAGAGGAGAAAAGACAGACTTTGATTGAGACACTAGCGGATGTCGACGACGAAATGGCTGAAATATTTCTTGATGAAAAGGAACCCACGATTCCAGAGATTAAATCGGCTATTCGTAGAGCAACTATTGCAAGAAAGTTTAGTCCTGTGCTTATGGGGTCTGCGCTGGCCAATACTGGTATTCAACCAGTCTTGGATGCTATTGTGGACTATCTGCCAAACCCATCTGAGGTGTTGAACACGGCATTGGATATTACTCATGACGAAGCCAAGGTCAACTTAATCCCATCGATGCAGCAGCCATTTGTTGGTTTGGCCTTCAAATTAGAAGAAGGTAAGTACGGGCAACTGACCTATATCCGTGTTTATCAAGGTAAACTTAAAAAGGGTTCATTTATCACAAACGTACAAAACGGCAAGAAGGTTAAAGTGTCGAGGTTGGTCAGAATGCATTCCAACGATATGGAGGATGTTGACGAGGTTGGTTCCGGTGAAATCTGTGCTACCTTCGGTATTGACTGTTCTTCTGGTAATACGTTCACAGACGGGACTGTCGAGTACTCAATGTCTTCGATGTTTGTTCCAGACGCTGTGGTCTCCTTGTCTATAAACCCCAAGACCACAGATTCAACCAACTTTTCTAAAGCCTTGAACCGGTTCCAAAAGGAGGACCCCACATTTCGGGTTCAATTTGACCCAGAGTCTAAACAAACCATTATATCCGGTATGGGTGAATTGCACTTGGAGATTTATGTGGAGCGTATGAAGCGTGAATACAACGTTGAGTGTGTCACGGGTAAGCCCCAGGTTGCATACAGGGAATCGATAACCAGCGTTGCAGAGTTTGACTACACGCACAAGAAACAGTCTGGTGGTGCAGGTCAGTTTGGTAGGGTTGCCGGTACTTTGTCTCCATTGGAGGGCGACTCCAAGAGCAATGTCTTTGAAACGGCTATTATCGGGGGTGCTATCCCAGAGAAGTTTCTGGCAGCTTGTCATAAGGGTTTCGATGAGGTATGTGAGAACGGTCCTCTGGTAGGACACAAGGTCTTGAATGTGAAAATGTTTATCAATGACGGTGCGATCCACGCTGTTGACTCCAATGAACTTGCTTTCAAGACTGCTACGATCGCGGCGTTTCGTCAAGCCTTTGCCAAGGCCAACCCTGTGATTTTGGAGCCAATAATGAACGTGTCTGTAACGTCGCCAAACGAGTTCCAAGGTAACGTCATCAGCTTGCTGAACAAACTGCAAGCTGTCATCCAGGACACGGAGAACAATCACGACGAGTTCACACTGAAGGCGGAGTGTCCGTTGAGCTCGATGTTTGGTTTTGTAACTTCATTGAGAGCGTCAACCCAGGGTAAAGGTGAGTTCTCCTTGGAATTCAGCCATTACGCTCCAACGGCTCCTCATATCCAGAAACAGCTGATTCAAGAATATCAGAAGAAGCACGAAAAGAAGTAA
- the FYV7 gene encoding Fyv7p (similar to Saccharomyces cerevisiae FYV7 (YLR068W); ancestral locus Anc_8.19) has translation MPTEKQQRNRKKFTREYKVREIQKNITKKTRLRKNYFKALKEEGYTVPEKPEHDADKTKANIQRMKQEKVSQGKMKFDEKKEMKRQRQRSKREEEEARRQRQLDRLKESKAKHIERENRSKRLTQKTRSGQPLMGPKIGDLLEKIKTDDTYTA, from the coding sequence ATGCCCACCGAGAAGCAGCAGAGGAACAGGAAGAAGTTTACGCGGGAGTACAAGGTACGGGAGATTCAAAAGAACATCACGAAGAAGACCCGGTTACGGAAGAACTATTTCAAAGCGCTGAAGGAGGAAGGGTACACTGTTCCCGAGAAACCCGAACACGATGCTGACAAAACCAAAGCGAATATACAACGCATGAAGCAGGAGAAAGTGTCGCAGGGGAAGATGAAGTTTGacgaaaagaaggaaatgAAAAGGCAGCGTCAGAGGTCGAAGAgggaggaagaagaagctcGGAGACAGAGGCAACTGGACAGGTTGAAGGAGTCCAAGGCGAAGCATATTGAACGTGAAAATAGATCGAAAAGATTGACGCAAAAGACGAGATCCGGACAGCCTCTCATGGGCCCCAAGATTGGCGaccttttggaaaagatcaaaacAGACGATACCTACACTGCATGA